The proteins below come from a single Afipia felis ATCC 53690 genomic window:
- the tkt gene encoding transketolase, giving the protein MDAPRSTSGDRTHQTDIDQLCINTIRTLTVDAVQKANSGHAGAPMGLAPVAYTLWQEVLRYDPNEPLWPNRDRFVLSCGHASMLLYSLIHLAGIKRLKDGKVTDKLAVTLDDIEHFRQIDSVTPGHPEYGHTTGVETTTGPLGQGCGNSVGMAIASRWLGAHYNKPGHTVFDFNVYTICSDGDLMEGVASEAASLAGHLGLDNLCWIYDSNTVTIEGHTELAFDENVAERFRGYGWHVTNVADANDCNRVRSTLEEFRETKGRPTLIIVNSVIGYGAPDMQGTSKIHSDALGVEEVKKTKAFLGFPQDKDFYVPDGVRERFHDGIGKRGAAAREAWEKGFKDYAKEYPREAGQIERCLKHGLPENWASTLPVFKPDAKGIATREASGKVLNAIAEELPWVLGGAADLAPSTKTKLTTEGMGALEKNSPGGRNMHFGVREHGMGAIVNGLGLCHLRGYGATFLIFSDYMRPPIRLAALMRLPIFHVFTHDSIGVGEDGPTHQPVEQLAGLRAIPGLVTLRPADANEVREAYKVIFTLRDEPAALVLSRQALPIFDRGKYASASGLARGAYVMADGDGEPQVILIGTGSEVQLCVAAYEDLKSRGIRARVVSMPSWDLFEKQDKSYRDTVLPPHITARVAVEQGSAIGWDRYAGPSGAIIGMHTFGASAPLKDLLKKFGFTPDKVVEAALRQIEQNKAS; this is encoded by the coding sequence ATGGATGCTCCGCGTTCGACATCGGGTGATCGCACCCATCAGACCGACATCGATCAGCTCTGCATCAACACCATCCGCACCCTCACCGTCGATGCCGTGCAGAAAGCCAATTCAGGCCATGCCGGGGCGCCGATGGGCCTCGCTCCCGTCGCCTATACGCTGTGGCAGGAGGTGCTGCGCTACGATCCCAATGAGCCGCTATGGCCAAACCGCGACCGCTTCGTGCTGTCCTGCGGCCACGCCTCAATGCTGCTTTACTCCCTCATCCATCTCGCCGGCATCAAGCGGCTGAAGGACGGCAAGGTCACCGACAAGCTCGCGGTGACGCTCGACGACATCGAACACTTTCGCCAGATCGACAGCGTGACGCCGGGCCACCCGGAATATGGCCACACCACCGGCGTCGAGACCACCACCGGCCCGCTTGGACAGGGCTGCGGCAACAGCGTCGGCATGGCGATCGCCTCGCGCTGGTTAGGCGCACATTACAACAAGCCGGGCCACACCGTTTTCGATTTCAATGTCTACACCATCTGCAGCGATGGCGATCTGATGGAAGGCGTCGCCTCGGAAGCGGCATCGCTCGCGGGCCATCTCGGTCTCGACAACCTGTGCTGGATCTACGACAGCAACACCGTCACCATCGAAGGTCACACCGAACTCGCCTTCGATGAAAACGTCGCCGAGCGCTTCCGCGGATATGGCTGGCACGTCACGAATGTCGCCGACGCCAACGACTGCAACCGCGTCCGCTCCACGCTGGAAGAATTCCGCGAGACCAAGGGCCGCCCGACCCTCATCATCGTCAACAGCGTGATCGGCTACGGCGCGCCCGACATGCAGGGCACCTCGAAAATCCACAGCGACGCGCTTGGCGTCGAAGAGGTCAAGAAGACGAAGGCATTTCTCGGCTTTCCGCAGGACAAGGACTTCTACGTACCCGACGGCGTGCGCGAACGCTTCCATGATGGCATCGGCAAACGCGGTGCAGCCGCGCGCGAAGCTTGGGAAAAAGGCTTCAAGGATTATGCGAAGGAATATCCCCGCGAGGCGGGTCAGATCGAACGCTGCCTGAAGCACGGCTTGCCCGAGAACTGGGCCAGCACCCTGCCCGTCTTCAAACCGGACGCGAAAGGCATCGCCACCCGCGAGGCTTCAGGAAAAGTGCTGAACGCCATCGCCGAGGAATTGCCGTGGGTGCTGGGCGGCGCGGCCGACCTCGCGCCGTCCACTAAGACCAAGCTCACCACGGAGGGCATGGGCGCGCTGGAGAAGAATTCGCCAGGCGGTCGCAACATGCATTTCGGTGTCCGCGAGCACGGCATGGGCGCGATCGTCAACGGGCTCGGCCTATGCCATCTGCGCGGATATGGCGCGACCTTCCTGATCTTCTCGGACTACATGCGCCCGCCGATCCGGCTCGCCGCGCTGATGCGGCTGCCGATCTTCCATGTCTTCACCCACGACTCCATCGGCGTCGGCGAGGACGGCCCGACCCATCAGCCAGTCGAACAACTGGCTGGTTTGCGCGCCATTCCAGGCCTCGTGACCCTGCGTCCGGCAGACGCCAACGAGGTGCGCGAGGCCTACAAAGTGATTTTCACGTTGCGGGACGAACCGGCCGCGCTGGTGCTGAGCCGCCAGGCTCTGCCGATCTTCGACCGCGGCAAATATGCCTCCGCCTCCGGCCTCGCGCGCGGCGCCTATGTGATGGCGGATGGCGACGGCGAGCCGCAGGTGATCCTGATCGGCACCGGCAGCGAGGTACAATTGTGCGTCGCCGCCTATGAGGATCTGAAATCCCGCGGCATCCGCGCCCGCGTGGTCAGCATGCCGTCATGGGATCTGTTCGAGAAACAGGACAAATCCTACCGCGACACCGTCCTGCCCCCGCACATCACCGCGCGCGTGGCTGTGGAGCAAGGCTCCGCCATCGGCTGGGATCGCTACGCAGGCCCTTCCGGTGCCATCATCGGTATGCATACTTTCGGCGCCTCGGCGCCGCTGAAGGATCTGTTGAAGAAATTCGGCTTCACACCGGATAAGGTTGTCGAAGCGGCATTGCGTCAAATCGAACAGAACAAGGCATCATGA
- a CDS encoding DUF3175 domain-containing protein: protein MAKTATRRKRTTASKSRGTHARKARNRKTALKSTARRVRKTGAHSAKRPVKKWSKQVTQTSDALDLKHDVFKQDSPKAIARSLKRSAEQSHRRKSDPYRSAMSMLVFYINRAGQNLPATRRKKLEATKGELRKAFGKAA from the coding sequence ATGGCAAAAACCGCGACACGGCGCAAACGCACAACGGCATCAAAATCGCGCGGCACCCATGCGCGCAAGGCACGTAACAGAAAGACTGCTCTCAAATCCACGGCGCGGCGGGTGCGGAAAACTGGTGCGCATTCTGCAAAGCGCCCGGTGAAGAAATGGTCGAAGCAAGTCACGCAGACCAGCGACGCGCTCGATCTCAAGCATGATGTGTTCAAGCAGGACAGCCCGAAGGCGATTGCGCGGTCGCTGAAGCGCTCGGCCGAGCAGAGCCATCGCCGCAAGAGCGATCCGTATCGTTCGGCGATGTCGATGCTGGTGTTCTATATCAACCGTGCGGGCCAGAATTTACCCGCGACGCGGCGCAAGAAGCTGGAAGCGACGAAAGGCGAATTGCGCAAGGCGTTCGGCAAGGCGGCGTAG
- a CDS encoding haloacid dehalogenase type II: MTIKAFVFDAYGTLYDIQSVAAVTEEAFPGYGDFITQIWRMKQLEYTWQRSMMQRYEDFSVVTRESLVYSLKLLGLAYSDAVFERIMDKYVHLDLYPDAKAALAALSGHKLAILSNGSTQMLNDLVKNTSLDQVLDATISIDSERIFKPAPQAYTLIEKKLGVKPDEVIFVSSNPFDVAGAKSFGLNVAWIERVTPQAMAAEIKPGAPVAPVTMFKAARTQMDELGFLPDHRIRALSDLPKLVGK; encoded by the coding sequence ATGACCATCAAGGCCTTCGTGTTCGACGCCTACGGCACGCTCTACGACATCCAGTCGGTCGCCGCGGTGACCGAGGAGGCTTTCCCCGGCTATGGCGATTTCATCACCCAGATCTGGCGGATGAAGCAACTCGAATACACCTGGCAGCGCAGCATGATGCAGCGCTACGAGGACTTCTCGGTGGTGACGCGGGAATCGCTCGTCTATTCGCTGAAGCTGCTCGGCCTCGCTTATTCCGATGCCGTATTCGAACGCATCATGGACAAGTATGTCCATCTCGATCTGTACCCGGACGCTAAAGCGGCACTCGCGGCGCTGAGCGGCCACAAGCTCGCCATCCTGTCGAACGGCAGCACTCAGATGCTGAACGATCTGGTGAAGAACACCAGCCTCGATCAGGTGCTTGATGCCACCATCAGCATCGATAGCGAACGCATTTTCAAGCCCGCGCCACAGGCCTACACGCTGATCGAAAAGAAACTCGGCGTGAAACCGGATGAGGTGATCTTCGTGTCGTCGAACCCGTTCGACGTCGCCGGCGCGAAATCCTTCGGCCTCAACGTCGCGTGGATCGAGCGAGTCACGCCGCAGGCGATGGCCGCCGAGATCAAGCCCGGCGCGCCTGTCGCGCCCGTCACGATGTTCAAAGCAGCACGGACGCAGATGGATGAACTGGGATTTCTGCCCGATCACCGCATCCGCGCCTTGTCCGACCTGCCGAAGCTCGTCGGGAAATAA
- a CDS encoding DUF3297 family protein, with the protein MSDELPDRLSVDPNSPFYDEKILSRDIGIRFKGVEKTNIEEYCVSEGWVRMSVGSAKDRHGNPITMKFSGPVEPYFKS; encoded by the coding sequence ATGAGCGACGAACTTCCCGACCGCCTTTCGGTCGACCCCAACAGCCCGTTCTACGATGAGAAGATTCTGTCTCGCGACATCGGCATCCGCTTCAAGGGTGTCGAGAAGACCAATATCGAGGAATATTGTGTCAGCGAGGGCTGGGTGCGGATGAGCGTCGGCTCGGCGAAGGACCGCCACGGCAATCCGATCACCATGAAATTCTCCGGCCCCGTCGAGCCTTATTTCAAGAGCTGA